Proteins co-encoded in one Taeniopygia guttata chromosome 4, bTaeGut7.mat, whole genome shotgun sequence genomic window:
- the HAUS3 gene encoding HAUS augmin-like complex subunit 3 isoform X2: MGATNSSQEEDREEVEKLEDELQELQKLKNLQIHRHNKLQLLVATNSHLLQTFQSREEEALKDWKEGLEMFTAANNKLDNELQSLIAAVKEFASFFTASDSEQGSDAHPVFFSLLSLDKYLSVEEQNTAALISHIKKLLYEGMSKCTENSHEGSFQLEDLIKQVPFDEPNDFCEERQEIARLQAAYICGQNQLIQLQAEEEGMNSAIQCAEGLLQSLDKDIGQQENIDAKISSLSAEISAIKQDIARINNEELLPLLKKKAQLLTAPVVKEYLDHQIARQDCYAAVQDKIGRHLIRQKTSFELIQLACEMELKKHQEISCQLESLVESLEQSTDELQQRLQLIAERTEQAKPRSTISSEDGLSCRLYQLLEGGSKKQQLFKTYKSLEQMAQKLKQDCARVEDQLAASAQEQSLLLSSLEGDVDALHGALYGGTNQIQLRSPELNERFHQLEVDLGELNRLLKDLVADLKSKRSFLESNRLLQMERDLYVYFYKDEEQLKEMVEKLEQQSQAKASGLEDENFGTSAVLNV, encoded by the exons ATGGGTGCAACGAACAGTAGCCAAGAGGAGGACAGGGAAGAAGTTGAGAAATTAGAGGATGAGCTTCAAGAACTTCAGAAGTTAAAAAACCTTCAAATTCATCGGCATAATAAACTTCAACTGTTGGTTGCTACAAATAGCCACTTGTTACAAACATTCCaaagcagagaggaagaagcGCTGAAGGATTGGAAAGAAGGACTGGAAATGTTTACTGCAGCAAATAATAAGCTTGACAATGAACTGCAGTCTCTTATAGCTGCAGTGAAGGAATTTGCCTCTTTTTTCACTGCTTCAGATTCAGAACAAGGGTCGGATGCACATccagtgtttttttccctactttCTTTGGACAAATACTTGTCTGTGGAAGAACAAAATACTGCAGCACTTATATCACACATAAAAAAGCTTTTGTATGAAGGTATGTCTAAATGCACTGAAAATTCACATGAAGGCAGCTTTCAACTTGAAGATTTAATCAAGCAAGTCCCTTTTGATGAGCCTAATGACTTTTGTGAAGAGAGGCAAGAGATAGCCAGGCTCCAGGCAGCATATATTTGTGGTCAGAACCAGCTAATTCAGCTGCAAGCTGAAGAGGAGGGCATGAATTCAGCTATCCAGTGTGCAGAGGGCCTGCTGCAGTCCTTGGACAAG GATATTGGACAACAGGAAAACATTGATGCTAAAATATCTAGTTTAAGTGCTGAAATTTCAGCAATTAAACAAGATATAGCTCGGATAAACAACGAAGAGCTGCTTCCCCTTCTTAAGAAGAAAGCACAACTTTTGACTGCACCAGTGGTGAAAGAATACTTAGATCACCAAATTGCTCGGCAGGACTGTTATGCTGCAGTTCAAGATAAAATAGGCAGGCATTTGATAAGACAGAAAACATCATTTGAACTTATTCAGCTGGCCTGTGAAATGGAGTTGAAGAAACACCAGGAGATCAGCTGCCAACTTGAGAGTTTGGTAGAATCTCTGGAACAAAGCACTGATGAGTTACAGCAAAGACTGCAGTTGATAGCTGAACGAACTGAACAAGCAAAGCCAAGGAGCACCATTAGTTCAGAGGATGGTTTATCTTGCAG GCTGTATCAGCTTCTGGAAGGAGGGAGTAAAAAACAACAATTgtttaaaacatacaaaagCCTGGAGCAGATGGCTCAGAAGTTAAAGCAGGACTGTGCTAGAGTAGAAGATCAGCTGGCAGCGTCTGCTCAGGAGCAGTCTCTCCTTTTGTCCAGCCTAGAAGGGGATGTGGATGCCCTTCATGGTGCTCTCTATGGTGGAACAAATCAGATACAGCTCCGGAGTCCG gaaCTTAATGAGCGGTTTCACCAACTGGAAGTGGATTTAGGTGAACTAAATCGTCTCCTTAAGGATCTGGTTGCTGACCTGAAGTCGAAGAGAAGCTTTTTAGAGTCCAATAGGCTGCTTCAGATGGAAAGAGACTTGTATGTGTATTTTTACAAAGATGAAGAGCAGCTGAAAGAGATGGTGGAAAAGCTTGAGCAGCAGTCTCAGGCTAAAGCCAGTGGTCTGGAAGATGAGAATTTCGGAACCAGTGCAGTTCTTAATGTCTAA
- the HAUS3 gene encoding HAUS augmin-like complex subunit 3 isoform X1, with amino-acid sequence MSCGKDFVETLKKIGYPKADELNGEDFDWMFESSEYSSFLEWFCRNINEQHVVSEEELQDFDDLLQCGKPLLEGNALDEVLKTLEPMGATNSSQEEDREEVEKLEDELQELQKLKNLQIHRHNKLQLLVATNSHLLQTFQSREEEALKDWKEGLEMFTAANNKLDNELQSLIAAVKEFASFFTASDSEQGSDAHPVFFSLLSLDKYLSVEEQNTAALISHIKKLLYEGMSKCTENSHEGSFQLEDLIKQVPFDEPNDFCEERQEIARLQAAYICGQNQLIQLQAEEEGMNSAIQCAEGLLQSLDKDIGQQENIDAKISSLSAEISAIKQDIARINNEELLPLLKKKAQLLTAPVVKEYLDHQIARQDCYAAVQDKIGRHLIRQKTSFELIQLACEMELKKHQEISCQLESLVESLEQSTDELQQRLQLIAERTEQAKPRSTISSEDGLSCRLYQLLEGGSKKQQLFKTYKSLEQMAQKLKQDCARVEDQLAASAQEQSLLLSSLEGDVDALHGALYGGTNQIQLRSPELNERFHQLEVDLGELNRLLKDLVADLKSKRSFLESNRLLQMERDLYVYFYKDEEQLKEMVEKLEQQSQAKASGLEDENFGTSAVLNV; translated from the exons atgAGCTGTGGGAAGGATTTTGTGgaaactcttaaaaaaattgGATATCCAAAGGCTGATGAGCTTAATGGAGAAGATTTTGACTGGATGTTTGAGTCTTCAGAATACAGTTCATTTTTGGAGTGGTTTTGTAGAAACATAAATGAGCAGCATGTGGTATCTGAAGAAGAACTGCAGGATTTTGATGATCTTCTCCAGTGTGGTAAGCCTCTTTTGGAAGGAAATGCGCTGGATGAAGTCCTTAAAACCTTGGAGCCCATGGGTGCAACGAACAGTAGCCAAGAGGAGGACAGGGAAGAAGTTGAGAAATTAGAGGATGAGCTTCAAGAACTTCAGAAGTTAAAAAACCTTCAAATTCATCGGCATAATAAACTTCAACTGTTGGTTGCTACAAATAGCCACTTGTTACAAACATTCCaaagcagagaggaagaagcGCTGAAGGATTGGAAAGAAGGACTGGAAATGTTTACTGCAGCAAATAATAAGCTTGACAATGAACTGCAGTCTCTTATAGCTGCAGTGAAGGAATTTGCCTCTTTTTTCACTGCTTCAGATTCAGAACAAGGGTCGGATGCACATccagtgtttttttccctactttCTTTGGACAAATACTTGTCTGTGGAAGAACAAAATACTGCAGCACTTATATCACACATAAAAAAGCTTTTGTATGAAGGTATGTCTAAATGCACTGAAAATTCACATGAAGGCAGCTTTCAACTTGAAGATTTAATCAAGCAAGTCCCTTTTGATGAGCCTAATGACTTTTGTGAAGAGAGGCAAGAGATAGCCAGGCTCCAGGCAGCATATATTTGTGGTCAGAACCAGCTAATTCAGCTGCAAGCTGAAGAGGAGGGCATGAATTCAGCTATCCAGTGTGCAGAGGGCCTGCTGCAGTCCTTGGACAAG GATATTGGACAACAGGAAAACATTGATGCTAAAATATCTAGTTTAAGTGCTGAAATTTCAGCAATTAAACAAGATATAGCTCGGATAAACAACGAAGAGCTGCTTCCCCTTCTTAAGAAGAAAGCACAACTTTTGACTGCACCAGTGGTGAAAGAATACTTAGATCACCAAATTGCTCGGCAGGACTGTTATGCTGCAGTTCAAGATAAAATAGGCAGGCATTTGATAAGACAGAAAACATCATTTGAACTTATTCAGCTGGCCTGTGAAATGGAGTTGAAGAAACACCAGGAGATCAGCTGCCAACTTGAGAGTTTGGTAGAATCTCTGGAACAAAGCACTGATGAGTTACAGCAAAGACTGCAGTTGATAGCTGAACGAACTGAACAAGCAAAGCCAAGGAGCACCATTAGTTCAGAGGATGGTTTATCTTGCAG GCTGTATCAGCTTCTGGAAGGAGGGAGTAAAAAACAACAATTgtttaaaacatacaaaagCCTGGAGCAGATGGCTCAGAAGTTAAAGCAGGACTGTGCTAGAGTAGAAGATCAGCTGGCAGCGTCTGCTCAGGAGCAGTCTCTCCTTTTGTCCAGCCTAGAAGGGGATGTGGATGCCCTTCATGGTGCTCTCTATGGTGGAACAAATCAGATACAGCTCCGGAGTCCG gaaCTTAATGAGCGGTTTCACCAACTGGAAGTGGATTTAGGTGAACTAAATCGTCTCCTTAAGGATCTGGTTGCTGACCTGAAGTCGAAGAGAAGCTTTTTAGAGTCCAATAGGCTGCTTCAGATGGAAAGAGACTTGTATGTGTATTTTTACAAAGATGAAGAGCAGCTGAAAGAGATGGTGGAAAAGCTTGAGCAGCAGTCTCAGGCTAAAGCCAGTGGTCTGGAAGATGAGAATTTCGGAACCAGTGCAGTTCTTAATGTCTAA